In Terriglobales bacterium, one DNA window encodes the following:
- a CDS encoding site-2 protease family protein: MTLETVQTVFQYVALVFAVSVHEAAHAWTADRSGDPTARLLGRVTLNPIKHMDPIGTVLLPLIALFGHIPLIGWGKPTPVDPRQFKSPVRDDIFVSLAGPISNLLVASASVAGLAVIAFAIPGGRPVVHGFVADMSSPVVPVVEMLYQLLIINVLLAAFNVIPVPPLDGSHVLRHFLPESIGRIYDSVGMFGIILLFLFGGPVIRAVMSPLLYFFQSIIARL; the protein is encoded by the coding sequence ATGACGCTTGAGACAGTTCAGACTGTATTCCAGTATGTGGCCCTGGTGTTTGCTGTTAGCGTGCATGAAGCGGCGCACGCGTGGACGGCAGATCGCAGCGGCGACCCCACGGCACGGTTGCTGGGCAGAGTCACACTGAACCCTATCAAGCATATGGACCCCATAGGGACGGTGTTGTTGCCACTGATTGCGCTTTTTGGGCACATCCCGTTGATCGGCTGGGGGAAGCCGACGCCGGTCGATCCGCGGCAGTTCAAGAGTCCGGTGCGGGACGATATTTTTGTGTCCCTGGCTGGGCCGATCAGCAACCTGCTGGTTGCATCAGCGTCGGTTGCAGGCCTGGCAGTGATCGCGTTTGCGATCCCGGGCGGCAGGCCAGTCGTACACGGATTCGTCGCCGACATGAGTTCGCCGGTTGTGCCTGTTGTTGAAATGCTGTATCAGTTGCTGATTATCAACGTGTTGCTGGCGGCCTTCAACGTGATACCGGTTCCGCCGCTCGATGGTAGTCACGTGCTGCGGCATTTCCTGCCCGAATCGATTGGGCGGATCTATGATTCGGTCGGGATGTTCGGAATCATTCTGTTGTTTCTGTTTGGCGGGCCAGTGATCAGGGCCGTGATGAGCCCGTTGCTTTACTTCTTTCAATCTATTATCGCGAGACTTTGA
- a CDS encoding FAD-dependent oxidoreductase → MQIADVVIIGGGIVGSSIAYHLTEQGCRNVIVIEREAHQGKGSTGKSMGGVRAQFSTPVNIRMSLYSIPFYAAFDERLGYPAGYRPQGYLFLATSEAHLRYLATNMEKQRELGLNTVEKLSADTIAKSFPLLRTDDVLGGNFCSTDGFVDPYSAMTGFMTRAAEQGAKLWRGTEVTGIASDCNGIASVLTSRDTISTRTVINAAGAWAAPIAKMAGVDLPVEPLRRMLVPTEAFDEYPHTAPMTIDMSNGFHFRPESLGFLLAWNDPTETPGYKLDFEPSFIEKILERAASRVPIFENVAVNPKKAWAGLYEMTPDHHPILGPVPEVPGFFCANGFSGHGVMHAPATGKILSDLVLKGETDLIDASLLNLQRFAEGREIHETAVL, encoded by the coding sequence ATGCAGATAGCGGACGTCGTCATCATCGGTGGCGGAATCGTCGGTTCCAGCATCGCCTATCACCTCACCGAGCAGGGCTGCCGTAACGTCATCGTCATCGAACGCGAAGCCCATCAGGGTAAAGGCTCAACCGGGAAAAGCATGGGAGGAGTCCGAGCCCAGTTCTCGACTCCCGTGAACATCAGAATGTCGCTCTACTCCATCCCGTTCTACGCCGCTTTCGACGAACGTCTCGGCTATCCCGCCGGATACCGGCCTCAGGGATACCTGTTCCTCGCCACCTCGGAGGCACACCTCCGCTATCTTGCGACGAACATGGAGAAGCAGCGCGAACTCGGCTTGAACACTGTCGAGAAGCTTTCGGCCGACACCATCGCCAAGTCCTTTCCACTGCTCCGCACCGACGACGTTCTCGGAGGAAATTTCTGCTCGACCGACGGCTTCGTTGATCCTTACTCCGCTATGACCGGCTTCATGACTCGCGCCGCCGAGCAAGGCGCTAAACTCTGGCGCGGCACGGAAGTGACCGGCATCGCTTCCGACTGCAACGGCATCGCCAGCGTGCTGACCTCCCGCGATACTATCTCGACCCGCACGGTCATCAACGCTGCCGGTGCGTGGGCTGCCCCCATAGCAAAAATGGCCGGCGTCGACCTCCCCGTCGAACCGCTCCGCCGCATGCTCGTGCCCACAGAAGCCTTCGACGAGTATCCTCACACCGCGCCCATGACGATCGACATGTCCAACGGCTTCCATTTCCGACCCGAATCACTTGGATTCCTGCTCGCATGGAACGACCCAACCGAAACTCCCGGATACAAACTCGATTTCGAGCCGTCTTTCATCGAAAAGATCCTCGAGCGCGCCGCCAGTCGCGTTCCCATCTTCGAAAACGTGGCGGTCAATCCTAAGAAGGCCTGGGCAGGCCTTTACGAAATGACGCCCGACCACCACCCGATCCTCGGTCCAGTCCCGGAGGTCCCCGGCTTCTTCTGTGCCAACGGATTCAGCGGACACGGCGTAATGCACGCCCCTGCAACCGGGAAGATTCTCTCCGACTTGGTTCTAAAGGGAGAAACCGATCTCATCGACGCATCGCTGCTCAACCTGCAGCGCTTCGCCGAAGGCCGCGAGATTCACGAAACGGCAGTCCTGTAG
- a CDS encoding biopolymer transporter ExbD: protein MAFSSGGPEMNVTPLIDVLLVLIIIFMLIVPVAPTGEQARIPQEQSGKDEISPVRTIVIQVHQNGGKDTSLRINEEVVTWEALRGRLADIYKERAEKVAFRARGW, encoded by the coding sequence ATGGCGTTCTCGAGCGGCGGTCCCGAGATGAACGTCACTCCCCTGATTGACGTTCTTCTGGTGTTGATCATCATTTTTATGCTCATCGTACCGGTGGCTCCCACCGGGGAACAGGCGAGAATTCCACAAGAACAAAGCGGCAAAGACGAGATCTCGCCTGTGCGAACCATCGTCATACAAGTGCACCAGAATGGCGGGAAGGATACGTCTCTTCGCATCAATGAAGAAGTGGTGACGTGGGAAGCCCTCCGTGGACGGTTAGCGGACATCTACAAGGAGCGTGCAGAGAAGGTGGCATTTCGTGCGCGCGGATGGTGA